One Felis catus isolate Fca126 chromosome D1, F.catus_Fca126_mat1.0, whole genome shotgun sequence DNA segment encodes these proteins:
- the LOC123380545 gene encoding basic salivary proline-rich protein 1-like — translation MTREPRAEGATAGGRASRPGGERRAGDPLRPRLERTRLQREQAELGPRPLPGAVRRAGRLRQPRRAPPPPPGTPPQRGAARHPHGPRTPARPPPDRAPEPPASCSRRSPGRGLRRHRGGTDYSADKAAFLRPPQLSNCNRHTAAGERGPRFPERRLASFLRPPSGRLPVDPALPSTHPPQPSEPTPGDWKRKAKGSRLQSLANGPSLQPSRPQLEALPGHQRWGARHLAEPPGRSPEAAANCCSAERRGGARAGAGQGGGRGSRQGGLRRPREPSCPRASRAPRRPGACSRTPSLTWGHRLAAGREPPPRGCSGGCRRRGVKGPETEPRRRCRRRRRRRFGELSSQPIAREAGDVRQPPPGLRATPQAPTPPSYPNTPAWPSAPRPHTSPDSLCVPARGHRPGATPAARSEQPTFRPALPAKGRSFSSGAARLLAHDPLPHGPGNTFFLTL, via the exons ATGACGCGCGAGCCAAGGGCCGAGGGGGCCACCGCGGGCGGGCGAGCGAGCCGGCCGGGAGGCGAGCGGCGCGCAGGAGATCCTCTCCGGCCCCGCCTGGAAC gCACCAGGCTGCAAAGAGAACAGGCTGAGTTAGGACCCCGGCCGCTGCCTGGGGCCGTGCGGAGGGCCGGGAGGCTCCGCCAGCCCCgcagagcgccccccccccccccgggcacgCCGCCCCAGCGGGGCGCCGCCCGCCATCCCCACGGCCCGCGGACCCCGGCCCGCCCGCCCCCCGACCGCGCACCCGAGCCGCCGGCTTCGTGCTCGCGCCGCTCGCCTGGAAGGGGTCTGCGCCGGCACCGCGGAGGCACGGATTACTCAGCAGATAAGGCAGCCTTCCTGCGCCCTCCACAACTTTCTAATTGCAACCGACACACGGCCGCCGGGGAACGTGGTCCCCGCTTCCCAGAGCGCCGCCTCGCCTCTTTCCTTCGCCCTCCTAGTGGACGTCTTCCCGTGGATCCTGCCCTTCCCAgcacccaccccccacagcccAGCGAGCCGACTCCG GGGGACTGGAAACGGAAGGCTAAGGGTTCTCGTCTGCAAAGTTTGGCGAACGGACCTTCTCTCCAGCCTTCCCGGCCCCAGCTCGAGGCTCTTCCCGGGCACCAGAGGTGGGGGGCGCGGCACCTAGCAGAGCCCCCCGGCCGTTCTCCGGAGGCAGCTGCTAACTGTTGCAGTGCGGAGCGGAGAGGAGGCGCGCGAGCCGgggctgggcagggtgggggtcgCGGCTCCCGCCAGGGGGGCCTGCGCAGGCCGCGGGAGCCGTCCTGCCCGCGGGCGTCCCGGGCCCCCCGGCGGCCCGGAGCCTGCAGCCGCACCCCGTCCCTTACCTGGGGCCACCGGCTGGCTGCGGGGAGGGAGCCCCCGCCGCGCGGCTGCAGTGGCGGCTGCAGAAGGCGCGGAGTGAAGGGGCCGGAGACCGAGCctcgccgccgctgccgccgccgccgccgccgccgcttcgGGGAGCTCAGCTCGCAGCCTATTGCCAGAGAGGCCGGTGACGTCAGGCAGCCACCGCCAGGGCTCCGAGCCACCCCtcaggcccccaccccaccctcataCCCCAACACCCCGGCCTGGCCGAGCGCGCCTCGGCCACACACATCCCCAGACTCCCTCTGCGTCCCCGCCAGGGGCCACCGACCGGGAGCAACCCCAGCAGCGCGCTCTGAGCAACCCACCTTCCGCCCTGCTCTGCCTGCGAAGGGCCGAAGCTTCAGTTCTGGGGCTGCCCGACTCCTCGCCCACGACCCTTTGCCACATGGTCCCggcaacacattttttttaacactctaG
- the CD1H11orf87 gene encoding uncharacterized protein C11orf87 homolog encodes MSARAPKELRLALPPCLLNRTFASPNASGGGNASARGPGAGGSGGGTCITQVGQQLFQSFSSTLVLIVLVTLIFCLIVLSLSTFHIHKRRMKKRKMQRAQEEYERDHCSSNRGGRGLPPAASGQAPAPAKETRLERQPRDFAFCAPSDASSSSSTPGLPCQDPRAPPPPPPPAPSPQGAHAASSCLDTAGEGLLQTVVLS; translated from the coding sequence ATGAGTGCCAGGGCGCCCAAGGAGCTGAGGCTGGCGCTGCCGCCGTGTCTCCTCAACCGGACCTTTGCCTCCCCCAACGCCAGCGGCGGCGGCAACGCGAGCGCCCGTGGCCCGGGTGcaggcggcagcggcggcggcaccTGCATCACGCAGGTGGGACAGCAGCTCTTCCAGTCCTTCTCGTCCACGCTGGTGCTGATTGTCCTGGTCACCCTCATCTTCTGCCTCATCGTGCTGTCCCTCTCCACCTTCCACATCCACAAGCGGAGGATGAAGAAGCGGAAGATGCAGAGGGCTCAGGAGGAGTACGAGCGGGATCACTGCAGCAGCAACCGCGGCGGCCGGGGGCTGCCCCCAGCGGCGAGCGGCCaggcccccgcccctgccaaaGAAACCCGGCTGGAGAGGCAGCCCCGGGACTTCGCCTTCTGCGCCCCCTCCGACGCCTCCTCTTCGTCTTCGACCCCCGGCCTCCCGTGCCAGGATCCCcgcgctcctcctcctcctccaccaccggCCCCCAGTCCGCAAGGAGCACACGCGGCCTCCTCCTGTTTGGACACAGCTGGCGAGGGCCTTTTGCAAACGGTGGTACTGTCCTGA